From Brochothrix thermosphacta DSM 20171 = FSL F6-1036, a single genomic window includes:
- a CDS encoding NAD(P)H-dependent oxidoreductase, protein MTTITLIAGGYSEASRLTALIQKADAYCHPRHINFQVVQVHQLNAEALITADFKHPDIVAAHLLVEQSAAVIVVTPTFKASYSGILKTFLDLLPSRILKGKPVLPLALGGSKGHLLMLKYALEPILSELGAEFIAHGTYITDDQVTKDFNNHYHINEEATSRIESSLTSLLNQVSQQQTILVN, encoded by the coding sequence ATGACTACGATAACATTAATTGCTGGCGGCTATTCAGAAGCTTCACGTTTAACTGCCCTTATTCAAAAGGCGGATGCTTATTGTCATCCTCGCCATATCAATTTCCAAGTAGTTCAAGTTCATCAACTCAATGCAGAAGCACTTATCACAGCTGACTTCAAACATCCTGACATCGTTGCTGCCCACTTACTAGTGGAACAAAGTGCCGCAGTTATTGTGGTAACTCCCACATTCAAAGCTTCTTATTCAGGTATCTTAAAAACATTTTTGGACTTGCTTCCTTCTCGTATTTTAAAAGGTAAACCTGTTCTCCCTTTAGCTTTAGGTGGTTCCAAAGGTCACCTATTGATGTTGAAATATGCATTAGAACCGATTTTATCGGAATTAGGGGCTGAATTTATTGCACATGGCACCTATATAACAGACGATCAAGTAACTAAAGATTTCAATAATCATTATCACATCAATGAAGAAGCGACGAGCCGTATTGAATCATCATTAACATCGTTGCTAAATCAAGTGTCTCAACAACAAACTATTTTAGTTAATTGA
- a CDS encoding GNAT family N-acetyltransferase, which translates to MTTERIRIATEDDIEAFHTLLYKSFQSIRDLGIDWPSANASRELVLENITNYSAYVLEVDGKLVSTITIRFPWESETPVSKYPFVWWFGTDPEYASKGYGNQLLTYIEETLLRDTLKVPTLTLGTSARKHPWLLEMYQRKGYEIYFEHESPDGDLGAMLRKVLIPEKFNAALLSIPTF; encoded by the coding sequence ATGACCACAGAACGTATACGCATTGCTACTGAAGATGATATCGAAGCGTTTCATACTTTACTTTATAAATCTTTTCAAAGTATTCGTGATTTAGGCATTGATTGGCCGAGTGCTAACGCTTCTCGTGAATTAGTTTTAGAAAACATCACCAACTACTCCGCTTATGTACTTGAAGTAGATGGGAAACTCGTTTCAACCATCACCATCCGTTTTCCTTGGGAAAGCGAAACACCTGTATCGAAATACCCGTTTGTTTGGTGGTTTGGTACCGATCCTGAATACGCATCCAAAGGATACGGGAATCAGTTGCTTACATATATAGAAGAAACACTCTTACGCGATACACTTAAAGTCCCAACTTTAACGCTGGGCACGTCGGCACGAAAACATCCTTGGTTACTTGAGATGTATCAGCGTAAAGGTTATGAAATTTATTTCGAGCATGAATCGCCTGATGGTGATTTAGGTGCCATGTTACGTAAAGTCTTGATTCCTGAAAAATTTAACGCAGCGCTTTTATCCATTCCAACATTCTAA
- a CDS encoding amino acid ABC transporter substrate-binding protein, whose amino-acid sequence MKKIFLCFTALTLIFLVSCAPKAATSDKKKNVETIIVGTGTQYPGICFIDENGKLTGYDIEVIRAIDKKLPQYNFEFKTMDFANLLTSLGANKIDMIAHNMAKNKEREEKFLFNNEPYNYSPLYITVAKDNNDVKSIKDLDGKKVVVSATSNAADYVTEYNKKNGNKIEIAYAGQGSNDTANQLKNGRADATLSTPFAVKHQNDTSSIKEKVVGDILLDTKVYFVFPKQKTDLSKAVDTAIKELSTDGTLKKLSKRWLGDDYSKSSFK is encoded by the coding sequence ATGAAAAAAATATTTCTTTGTTTTACAGCATTAACGCTTATTTTCCTTGTATCGTGTGCACCGAAAGCTGCAACTTCCGACAAAAAAAAGAACGTTGAAACTATTATCGTTGGGACAGGCACACAATATCCTGGCATTTGTTTCATTGATGAAAACGGCAAATTGACAGGCTATGATATCGAGGTGATTCGTGCAATTGATAAAAAATTACCGCAATACAACTTTGAATTTAAAACAATGGATTTTGCCAACTTACTTACAAGCTTAGGCGCCAATAAAATCGATATGATTGCACATAACATGGCTAAAAACAAAGAACGCGAAGAAAAATTTCTCTTCAATAATGAACCTTATAACTACTCACCGTTGTACATCACTGTTGCCAAAGATAACAATGACGTCAAATCCATTAAAGACCTTGATGGCAAAAAAGTGGTGGTTAGTGCCACATCTAATGCGGCTGATTACGTGACAGAGTACAACAAAAAGAATGGTAATAAAATTGAAATTGCTTATGCGGGTCAAGGAAGTAATGATACGGCCAATCAACTTAAAAACGGACGTGCTGACGCTACTCTTTCAACACCCTTTGCAGTTAAACACCAAAATGATACGAGTAGCATCAAAGAAAAAGTCGTTGGTGATATTCTCTTAGATACAAAAGTTTACTTCGTTTTCCCTAAACAAAAAACAGATCTTTCTAAGGCTGTTGATACGGCAATTAAAGAGTTGAGTACTGACGGTACTTTGAAAAAATTAAGCAAAAGATGGCTAGGCGACGATTACTCAAAATCGAGTTTTAAATAG
- a CDS encoding transporter substrate-binding domain-containing protein, which produces MTKTRYLLLLLSVFTLVLLSACGASAGSTKDKVTKVIVGTGTQFPNVCFIDKDGKLTGYDVELVREIDKRLSNYDFEFKTMDFSNLVVSLGANKIDMIAHEMEINDERKEKFTFNKVPYNYFPNQITVLKDNKDINNIADLKGKTVITSATSNGAALINKINKDNGDQFKVVYAGQGSNDVAKQLESGRADATVSTTFAVKFQNESSPIKEKVVGDVFSDSKVYFMFDKKDKTLNKEVDKALKEIIDDGTLKKLSEKWLGGDYSKSSFGS; this is translated from the coding sequence ATGACAAAAACAAGATACCTATTATTACTATTATCCGTTTTCACATTGGTATTGCTGAGTGCATGTGGCGCAAGCGCTGGTTCGACGAAAGATAAAGTTACCAAAGTCATTGTCGGGACTGGTACGCAGTTCCCTAATGTTTGTTTTATTGATAAAGACGGTAAACTCACAGGTTATGATGTCGAACTTGTGCGTGAAATTGATAAACGCCTTTCCAACTATGACTTCGAGTTCAAAACAATGGATTTCTCTAACTTAGTGGTTAGTCTGGGTGCCAATAAAATCGATATGATTGCTCATGAAATGGAAATTAACGATGAGCGTAAAGAAAAATTCACGTTCAATAAAGTGCCTTATAACTACTTTCCTAACCAAATTACTGTTTTAAAAGATAATAAAGATATCAATAATATTGCTGATTTAAAAGGTAAAACAGTCATTACAAGTGCTACTTCAAATGGTGCAGCTTTAATCAATAAAATTAACAAAGATAATGGCGATCAATTTAAAGTCGTGTATGCAGGTCAAGGAAGTAATGATGTTGCTAAACAACTCGAATCCGGCCGCGCTGATGCAACTGTATCGACGACATTTGCTGTTAAATTCCAAAATGAAAGTAGTCCTATTAAAGAAAAAGTAGTCGGTGACGTTTTTAGCGACTCAAAAGTATACTTTATGTTTGATAAAAAAGACAAAACACTCAACAAAGAAGTTGATAAAGCACTTAAGGAAATTATCGACGATGGTACGTTGAAAAAATTAAGTGAAAAATGGCTTGGTGGTGACTACTCTAAATCAAGTTTTGGCAGTTAA
- a CDS encoding amino acid ABC transporter permease: MDKFFDVALIPQFLATLIKYLPTTLYILVVSLLLGFVLGVLIALPRIYNIPVLKQLAIVYTSFFRGTPIIVQLFIVFYGIPILTALVNVDTTRMDPLYAAIITYGLSSAASIAEIIRSAINSVPKSQTEAALSIGLTQRQNFFRIVFPQALKQATPNFWNLIIGFLKDTSLAFSIGVMDMSGRGETLITSSNHSLEVYVSLAIIYYLVALVLEAIFKQIELRLKRDKANTRTIFEMIRQ; encoded by the coding sequence ATGGATAAATTTTTCGATGTGGCGTTAATTCCACAGTTTCTAGCAACCTTAATTAAATATTTACCAACGACCCTTTATATTTTAGTTGTCTCTCTCTTGTTAGGCTTTGTACTGGGTGTGTTGATTGCTTTACCACGGATTTACAATATTCCAGTACTGAAACAACTTGCGATTGTTTACACTTCTTTTTTCCGAGGCACACCGATTATTGTACAGCTCTTCATTGTGTTTTACGGTATCCCCATTCTCACCGCACTAGTGAATGTGGATACAACACGAATGGATCCACTATACGCTGCCATTATAACGTATGGCCTTAGCAGCGCTGCTTCCATTGCAGAAATAATTCGTTCTGCCATCAATAGTGTTCCAAAATCACAAACAGAAGCTGCGCTATCCATTGGACTCACACAGCGTCAAAATTTCTTCCGAATCGTCTTTCCACAAGCACTTAAACAAGCTACCCCCAACTTTTGGAACTTAATTATTGGGTTCTTAAAAGATACTTCGTTAGCCTTTTCTATCGGGGTTATGGATATGTCTGGGCGTGGCGAGACACTTATCACATCTAGCAATCACTCGCTTGAAGTTTATGTTTCTTTAGCGATTATTTATTATCTTGTTGCACTTGTTTTAGAAGCAATTTTCAAACAAATAGAACTTCGGCTCAAACGCGACAAAGCCAATACGCGCACTATCTTTGAAATGATTCGTCAGTAA
- a CDS encoding amino acid ABC transporter permease gives MSIDYAFIWTAFKLLLNAIPLTLLMTVLPLLFGSLIAIGITYIRLYNIRFLNPIATFFVSFFRSTPAILHIMLIYILSPILIDYLAKTIGFSVQTNKIPIAAFVIVALSFTASAYIAEALRSGILAIHVGEVEAGYAVGLTFSQTIRRLILPQSFYYALPNFVNLFVGFLHTTAIAAIVAVPEITGRATVVASTNYSFLEAYIAAALIYWGLSILIEWAAHLLERKITAFKGGIS, from the coding sequence ATGTCAATCGATTACGCCTTTATTTGGACAGCGTTCAAGCTATTGCTAAACGCTATTCCACTCACCTTGTTGATGACTGTGCTACCTTTACTTTTCGGTTCACTCATTGCCATCGGCATCACTTATATTCGTCTGTACAATATCAGATTTCTTAATCCAATCGCCACTTTTTTTGTTTCTTTTTTCAGAAGCACACCCGCGATTTTACACATTATGTTAATTTATATTCTTTCACCAATTCTGATCGATTATTTAGCAAAAACAATTGGGTTTAGTGTCCAAACCAACAAGATACCTATTGCTGCCTTTGTGATTGTTGCACTTTCATTTACAGCGAGTGCCTATATTGCAGAAGCTTTGCGTTCCGGTATTCTTGCAATACATGTAGGTGAAGTAGAAGCTGGTTATGCTGTTGGCCTCACCTTCTCTCAAACCATTAGGCGGCTCATACTTCCACAAAGTTTTTATTACGCTTTGCCTAACTTTGTTAACTTATTCGTCGGCTTTTTGCATACGACAGCGATAGCAGCAATTGTTGCCGTACCCGAGATTACTGGGCGCGCTACTGTCGTCGCATCAACCAATTATTCATTTTTAGAAGCTTACATTGCCGCTGCACTTATCTATTGGGGATTATCCATCTTAATTGAGTGGGCGGCCCATTTATTAGAACGTAAAATAACTGCCTTTAAAGGAGGTATTTCATGA
- a CDS encoding amino acid ABC transporter ATP-binding protein: MIEIKDIHKSFGNHHVLKGIDLTVEKGSVVTIIGPSGSGKTTFLRCLNLLEQPDSGAIRMNNQQIDCEKPSKKDILALRKQTAMVFQQYNLFSHKTVLQNITEGLIVARKIKKDIAESIAHEQLKRVGLSDKADFYPVQLSGGQAQRVGIARALALNPDVILFDEPTAALDPELVGEVLQVMLEIAKTGVTMIVVTHEMEFAKRVSDHIIFMDEGRIVEQGPPLLLFNSAKEDRTKKFLHRVSAEYLYEAI; encoded by the coding sequence ATGATTGAAATTAAAGATATTCATAAATCGTTTGGTAATCATCATGTGTTAAAAGGTATTGATCTAACCGTTGAAAAAGGGAGTGTTGTCACTATTATTGGTCCAAGCGGCTCTGGTAAAACAACGTTTTTACGCTGCCTCAACCTCTTAGAACAACCTGATTCTGGCGCTATACGTATGAACAATCAACAGATTGATTGCGAAAAACCTTCAAAAAAAGACATTCTTGCGTTACGAAAACAAACGGCCATGGTTTTTCAACAATATAATCTTTTTTCACATAAAACCGTTTTACAAAACATTACTGAGGGTTTAATTGTTGCTCGTAAAATCAAAAAAGATATCGCTGAAAGTATTGCCCATGAACAGCTAAAGCGTGTGGGTCTCAGTGATAAAGCTGATTTTTATCCGGTACAACTTTCTGGTGGCCAAGCACAACGCGTTGGCATTGCTCGTGCGTTAGCCCTCAATCCTGATGTCATTTTATTTGACGAACCTACTGCTGCACTTGATCCAGAATTGGTAGGTGAAGTATTACAGGTAATGCTTGAAATAGCTAAAACTGGTGTCACGATGATTGTGGTGACACATGAAATGGAATTTGCCAAACGTGTCAGCGATCATATCATTTTTATGGATGAAGGACGCATTGTTGAGCAAGGGCCGCCACTCCTCCTCTTTAATAGCGCTAAAGAAGATCGCACAAAAAAATTCCTGCACCGCGTGTCGGCAGAATATTTATACGAAGCCATCTAA
- a CDS encoding MsnO8 family LLM class oxidoreductase: MTISLSILEQSIQPHDFDLKDVLTETVALAQLAESLNFKRFWVAEHHNMASAAGSAPEILLAYLAAKTEKIQLASGGVMLQHYSPFKVVEQFNTLNNLADGRISLGVGKAPGGLQSSTQALQEGFASDTAPSFEEKLATLTHFTRHDFVEGHPYADLKAQPDVGTPLPLYLLGGSVTSAILAAGLGINFVYAHFINGDDTLLKDVHTAYHQHFTGDTPNFQLASVYALASSKAAAEKLITVGKGFRVVSADGKKLNLNTREQVDSYVATLDQSYEVIQQQAGRFVGTPAAVLQQLHDFHTTYGISDFIAVTPIEDAAAKRSSITALGALLPQLKILEKVV; this comes from the coding sequence ATGACCATCTCATTAAGTATTTTAGAACAAAGTATCCAACCGCATGATTTTGATTTAAAAGATGTATTAACAGAAACAGTAGCCTTAGCACAACTTGCTGAGTCTTTGAATTTCAAACGTTTTTGGGTAGCTGAGCATCATAATATGGCGAGTGCAGCTGGCTCAGCGCCTGAAATTTTGCTTGCTTACTTAGCTGCAAAAACAGAAAAAATACAATTAGCGTCGGGTGGTGTCATGTTGCAACATTACAGTCCTTTTAAAGTGGTTGAGCAATTTAACACATTGAATAATTTAGCCGATGGACGTATTAGCCTCGGTGTTGGTAAAGCACCCGGTGGTCTACAGTCATCTACTCAAGCACTACAAGAAGGTTTCGCTAGTGATACCGCACCTTCATTTGAAGAAAAATTAGCAACATTGACACATTTCACACGCCATGACTTTGTGGAAGGGCATCCCTACGCTGACTTAAAAGCGCAACCAGATGTGGGGACACCTCTACCCTTATATTTATTGGGTGGCAGTGTAACAAGCGCTATTTTAGCAGCCGGACTGGGCATCAATTTCGTTTACGCCCATTTTATTAACGGTGACGACACGCTGTTAAAAGATGTTCACACAGCCTATCATCAGCATTTCACAGGTGATACTCCTAACTTTCAATTAGCATCGGTTTATGCGCTTGCCTCATCGAAGGCTGCAGCCGAAAAACTAATTACCGTTGGCAAAGGCTTTCGGGTTGTTTCAGCAGATGGTAAAAAGTTAAATCTCAATACGCGTGAACAAGTGGATAGCTATGTCGCTACGCTGGATCAATCCTACGAAGTGATACAACAGCAGGCTGGTCGATTTGTCGGAACGCCCGCAGCGGTTTTACAACAATTACATGATTTCCATACAACCTATGGCATCAGTGATTTTATCGCCGTCACACCGATTGAAGATGCAGCAGCAAAACGAAGCTCCATTACAGCTTTAGGAGCATTGCTCCCCCAACTAAAAATCTTAGAGAAAGTGGTGTAA
- a CDS encoding glutaredoxin family protein, whose amino-acid sequence MTENTQKVIVWSKKGCHYCQDVKDYLTENYIPYTDIDVTENDNLRDVLDAKYGIRYVPVVEIGTGSNDYKAVTDIGIEHLAKALKTKEVI is encoded by the coding sequence ATGACTGAAAATACACAAAAAGTAATTGTTTGGAGTAAAAAAGGTTGCCATTATTGCCAAGATGTAAAGGATTACCTTACAGAGAACTACATCCCCTATACTGATATTGATGTGACTGAAAATGATAATTTACGCGATGTTCTTGATGCTAAATATGGTATTCGTTATGTGCCTGTTGTTGAAATCGGCACGGGTTCTAACGATTACAAAGCCGTCACTGATATTGGGATTGAACATCTTGCCAAAGCACTTAAAACGAAAGAGGTGATATAA